A genome region from Leishmania mexicana MHOM/GT/2001/U1103 complete genome, chromosome 28 includes the following:
- a CDS encoding putative replication factor A, 51kDa subunit: MQQPGSHQIQPIDSLTPFLGGKWWIRARVTDKTDVRTWNKPTSQGKLFSFTLIDESAAIRATVFNDAVDTFEPLIVNGQVYYFSGGQVKNANRRFSNVNNDYELTFDRSSEIMLARQDTSTAALPMQRYNFVPIELLKQREVGSLVDVLGVVLKVDEVSSITQKSTGRELVKRNVKMGDMTAAVEVTFWNDEAKAWCYPVGTVVALRQLKVGSFDGVTLSSTYQTKIDINPTDLPDVKKLATWYVTTGGANVMSLSSQGLGAASGAGGESDRGRKYLDEIQSDGIGRGLKPEYVDVRCVPIYFKQDAQWYDACPTCNKKVTEEGAQGDRFRCEKCDKTVTPTQRYLVSIQVTDNVSQAWLTLFNEAGIEFFGMEAAELKRRAQEDPLYIAKLAQGRMNRPVVMRLRVKEETSSNAMTGEESDRLRMSVVRISEFMPIAGTSEETRRRLAQNLRTECDEILRLIEAYV, from the coding sequence ATGCAACAGCCGGGCAGCCACCAGATCCAGCCCATCGACTCCCTCACACCGTTTCTCGGCGGCAAGTGGTGGATTCGGGCCCGTGTGACGGACAAGACGGACGTCCGTACCTGGAACAAGCCGACGTCGCAGGGAAAGCTTTTCTCCTTTACCCTCATTGACGAGTCGGCCGCGATTCGGGCAACGGTTTTCAATGACGCCGTCGACACCTTCGAGCCGCTCATCGTCAACGGACAGGTGTACTACTTCAGCGGTGGCCAGGTGAAGAATGCGAACCGGCGTTTCAGCAACGTGAACAACGACTACGAGCTCACGTTTGACCGCAGCTCGGAGATTATGCTGGCGCGGCAGGACAcatcgacagcggcgctgccgatgcAGCGCTACAACTTTGTGCCGATCGAACTTCTGAAGCAGCGCGAGGTCGGCTCGCTCGTCGATGTGCTCGGCGTTGTGCTCAAGGTAGACGAAGTGTCGTCCATCACGCAAAAGTCGACGGGCCGAGAGCTCGTGAAGCGAAACGTCAAGATGGGCGACATGACGGCGGCCGTGGAGGTCACCTTCTGGAATGACGAGGCAAAGGCGTGGTGCTACCCGGTCGGCACCgttgtggcgctgcggcagctgaagGTCGGCAGTTTCGACGGTGTTACCCTCTCATCCACCTATCAGACTAAGATTGACATCAACCCGACAGACCTGCCGGATGTCAAGAAACTCGCAACGTGGTATGTGACGACTGGCGGCGCGAATGTGATGTCCTTGTCGTCGCAGGGGCTTGGCGCGGCGAGCGGGGCCGGTGGCGAGAGCGACCGCGGCCGCAAGTATCTGGACGAGATCCAGTCGGATGGGATCGGCCGGGGCCTGAAGCCCGAGTACGTCGACGTCCGATGCGTCCCGATTTACTTCAAGCAGGACGCCCAGTGGTACGACGCGTGCCCGACCTGCAATAAAAAGGTGACCGAGGAGGGTGCGCAGGGCGACCGCTTTCGCTGCGAGAAGTGCGACAAGACCGTcacgccgacgcagcgctaCCTTGTCTCCATCCAGGTCACGGACAACGTCTCTCAGGCGTGGCTAACGCTCTTCAACGAAGCCGGCATCGAGTTCTTCGGgatggaggcggcagagctgAAGCGTCGTGCGCAGGAGGACCCTCTCTACATCGCGAAGCTGGCGCAGGGCCGCATGAACCGACCAGTGGTGATGCGTCTGCGCGTGAAGGAGGAGACGAGCTCGAACGCCATGACCGGCGAGGAGTCAGACCGGCTGCGCATGTCAGTGGTGCGCATCTCCGAGTTCATGCCGATTGCGGGCACCTCCGAGGAGACGcgtcgccgcctcgcgcagaACCTGCGCACAGAGTGCGATGAAATTCTCCGCCTCATCGAGGCTTACGTGTGA
- a CDS encoding DNA repair protein-like protein, translated as MTSSDTAGHRELVRFLEALQSVKFDTLPCAAVPATMRERAELRPFQLQALYWLLLREQPPLLCARAAHVDTGSPIMTKEVTRTIDSGAVSCGDEDGVSYAGSSGAGGGSGRGGGGGLGKGDDFDAESSCTASSASRALTTTLCPPSTDAAARTPNGGAEGDTSMSMRGQEMTCTVRGGVFADYMGLGKTRTLIALCETTRAPRIDRVTGSLVESTATLIVCPTSLLTQWVREIHHCVQRPAAAPLRILVYYGARKRHLSLFQVAQSYDYVLTTYQTLCQRQPPASRFGPTHVNRGATRSGGLSPEMAADFSDVDDFDVDRRLQTEVDKLFMIRWGRIILDEAHYIRNMRTHQSRACLKLSGVCRWVVTATPVLNSLNDLYPLLRFLTVPHFSSLVWWNSEIVRYFNIDPLHPRPVTALSILFGSILLRRTPDSIVDGKPILELPPKRAITYTVGLSREEMRFYQSIHAKATEKLNALRDREAYAARTPLATFTTAFEMLVRCRQTCLHPYIVVAALRRCHRLPGAEAGRGANAAPDGIDRGSSAANGASSEAARQQREEDQQTARAIDEFIQTVVLRRLRTIKAREFVQSLIEEIKHQKLESRECIICLETVNRPAILPCAHVFCEECIRHALQATRRCPLCKRNSKASELLLVPVELLDRTAQQPNTSAGGGDRAGDGGTSAAGPAPEVLLHLDLTDMNNWSLQLSSKTQYLIDTIRSLPVEDKVVVFSTFLTYLRCAQHWLQAAGVSCALYSGSMTMKQRQSLLELFHDAARPGSPRVLLATISSCGVGLNLTCANHCFLMEPSWNPGTEEQALNRIYRIGQTKPVTFTKLIAEGTIEQNISQLCERKRALSGYCFSSSVASAAPAGGGGDGRLRTADLLELFAPEKSSESSDDDDSSEEDDEAERE; from the coding sequence atgacgTCGAGCGACACGGCTGGCCACCGCGAACTCGTTCGCTTCCTGGAAGCACTGCAGTCGGTGAAGTTCGACacgctgccgtgcgccgcTGTTCCAGCGACGATGCGGGAACGCGCGGAGCTGCGTCCCTttcagctgcaggcgctctactggctgctgttgcgtgagcagccgccgcttctTTGCGCGCGGGCAGCGCACGTGGACACCGGCTCGCCCATCATGACGAAGGAGGTGACGCGCACtatcgacagcggcgccgtcagcTGCGGCGATGAGGATGGCGTGAGTTACGCTGGCAGcagtggtgctggtggcggcagcggccgtggcggaggtggaggctTGGGGAAGGGCGATGACTTTGATGCGGAGAGCTCGTGTACGGCATCGTCCGCCTCTCGTGCTCTGACAACTACATTGTGCCCTCCTTCTACAGATGCTGCCGCCCGCACTcccaacggcggcgcagagggcgATACCAGCATGTCCATGAGAGGGCAGGAGATGACATGCACCGTGCGTGGCGGTGTGTTCGCCGACTACATGGGCCTAGGTAAGACGCGCACGCTTATCGCGTTGTGCGAGACGACGCGGGCCCCACGCATCGATCGCGTAACCGGCTCATTGGTGGagtcgacggcgacgctcATTGTTTGCCCGACCTCCCTCCTCACGCAGTGGGTGCGTGAGATACACCACTGCGTGCAGCggcctgccgcggcgccgctacgCATTCTCGTCTACTACGGAGCTCGCAAGCGCCACCTCAGCCTCTTCCAGGTGGCGCAGTCCTACGACTACGTCCTGACCACGTACCAGACGCTCTGTCAAAGGCAGCCACCCGCCTCCCGCTTCGGCCCTACGCATGTCAACAGAGGGGCCACGAGGAGCGGAGGCCTCTCCCCGGAGATGGCCGCTGACTTTTCCGACGTGGACGATTTCGACGTTGACCGGCGGCTGCAGACGGAGGTGGACAAGCTCTTCATGATCCGGTGGGGTCGCATCATCCTGGACGAGGCCCACTACATCCGCAACATGCGCACACATCAGAGTCGCGCGTGCCTCAAACTCAGTGGCGTCTGCCGCTGGGtcgtgacggcgacgccagTGCTGAACAGTCTCAACGACCTCTatcctctcctccgcttcctcaCCGTGCCGCATTTCAGCTCGCTTGTGTGGTGGAACAGCGAAATTGTTCGCTACTTTAACATCGACCCGCTCCATCCGCGCCCCGTCACGGCGCTCAGCATCCTGTTCGGCTCGATCTTGCTTCGCCGCACGCCGGACTCCATTGTGGATGGGAAGCCCATACTGGAGCTGCCGCCAAAGCGGGCGATCACCTACACTGTGGGCCTGTCGCGCGAGGAGATGCGCTTCTACCAGTCGATTCACGCCAAGGCAACCGAAAAGCTAAACGCACTGCGCGACCGTGAGGCGTACGCGGCCCGCACGCCGCTGGCCACCTTCACGACTGCCTTCGAAATGCTTGTGCGCTGTCGGCAAACGTGCCTGCACCCGTACATCGTGGTGGCGGCTCTCCGCCGGTGTCACCGTCTGCCGGGTGCAGAGgccggccgcggcgccaaCGCTGCGCCGGATGGGATCGACCGCGGCTCTTCTGCCGCCAACGGTGCgagcagcgaggcggcgcggcagcagcgcgaggaggaTCAGCAGACGGCGCGCGCCATCGATGAGTTTATTCAGACGGTGGTCCTTCGCCGGCTGCGCACCATCAAAGCCCGGGAGTTTGTCCAGTCCCTCATCGAGGAGATCAAGCACCAGAAGTTGGAGTCGCGCGAGTGTATCATCTGCCTCGAAACAGTGAACCGTCCTGCGATTTTGCCCTGTGCGCACGTCTTCTGCGAGGAGTGCATCAGGCACGCTTTGCAGGCAACACGGCGGTGCCCGCTGTGCAAGCGCAACTCAAAGGcgtcggagctgctgctggttcCGGTAGAGCTTTTAGAccgcacggcgcagcagccgaacACGTCTGCGGGCGGAGGTGACCGCGCTGGCGATGGCGGGACGAGTGCAGCCGGGCCGGCGCCCGAAGTGCTGCTGCATTTGGATCTAACCGACATGAACAACTGGAGCCTGCAGCTGAGCTCAAAGACGCAGTACCTGATCGACACGATCCGTTCTCTGCCGGTGGAGGACAAGGTGGTCGTGTTCAGCACCTTCCTGACGTACCTTCGCTGTGCGCAGCACTGGCTGCAGGCGGCTGGGGTGTCGTGCGCACTTTACAGCGGGTCGATGACGATGAAACAAAGACAGTCCTTGCTGGAGCTCTTTCACGACGCGGCTCGGCCAGGCTCGCCGCGCGTGCTTCTCGCCACGatcagcagctgcggtgtCGGACTGAACCTGACCTGCGCCAACCACTGCTTCCTGATGGAGCCGTCGTGGAACCCTGGcacggaggagcaggcgctTAACCGCATTTATCGTATTGGCCAAACCAAGCCGGTCACCTTCACGAAACTCATCGCCGAAGGCACGATCGAGCAGAACATCAGCCAACTCTGCGAGCGGAAGCGCGCGCTGAGCGGGTATTGCTTTAGCAGCAGTGTGGCAAGCGCGGCCCCCGCTGGGGGCGGCGGGGATGGGCGACTGCGCACAGCCGATTTGCTGGAGCTGTTCGCACCTGAGAAGTCGAGTGAGAgcagcgacgatgacgacagtagcgaggaggacgacgaggcagagagagaataG
- a CDS encoding putative C-terminal motor kinesin, with protein MRHSRKRERVAADEAENVGPSNTAAKRMPAAAAASSYASPAAPIPMYSRVVNVASDRTSGKKASTPYPPVTAPGAPCDATVAQAVQRPHYANTTTTRAAAASSLDGIASASARSSDSAELASSTAARAPLRRGRPQRPFRPALSRSAVSNTPRNAAPPPGRGRCAPGLRSRVDHAATGASSHATAGAKGGNAASPSDASPSDSERQLWDTWREKREQLEREVQILTQYSHKLTEETQAVQDAIEGMLIEFEGEKQRVEVHHSATVARYQGFMSALRAREDACLAAKQRALDRIRTSRETLSQLQREQEATRDAIILATEGRDRLGQELASANGTAAERAIALEHLQQEEDRMKDAAYGLSGEVKELVLEMERLRKEKHRVDVQSMEAEVARRELYSLCEELKGSIRVYCRVKGSALPAASQRPSGNAMYDAAPALHAVRSSKPDDIGTCVGEGPEATVVAPVTIPPVCRLPSRSGSLGSSFSAGMLAVTSTPTSTAGAAVAKTDARRNAGGGGLRSGCSTTRSSMATASVRGDGEADATADEGAAPVFSFPDLGEADDPSGANRKAEQGGLLRVRGAAPRTTAGGATPASAHAMMPLLCPSTAQGQGEAEAHLPVDDTAAVDLPHCCGRSITIHQTRSNATSTGLSSFTETFTYDKVFTGDARQEEVYRDVEPLVRNAVDGYRVCIFAYGQTGSGKTFTMEGDVRGRPEVYGVTPRALQTILQRQAELANEGWSYELSCTFIEIYNDVIRDLFQSGSTRYEAMVQQQQHTATTPSSSAAVYHTIKHSGDRTHITNVLERNIRSMEEFLQLYKQAVLQRSTAKTDINDVSSRSHCIFTLYISGTNTTIRQRSDGVLCLVDLAGSERVNDSGVQGKQFKEAVNINRSLLDLGKCIRALRCGAVVPWRNCKLTYLLQNYLGVKGGKMLMIVTVSNARAHALESLNSLRFAARVQETYVGTSVKRVTSM; from the coding sequence atgcGGCACAGTAGAAAACGCGAGCGAGTGGCTGCCGATGAGGCCGAGAATGTCGGGCCAAGTAACACTGCTGCGAAGCGAAtgccggcggccgccgcagcctcgTCCTACGCTTCCCCTGCCGCACCTATCCCGATGTATTCGCGGGTGGTCAACGTGGCATCGGATAGGACCAGTGGCAAGAAAGCTTCGACACCGTATCCCCCGGTGACGGCACCAGGAGCTCCTTGTGATGCCACCGTTGCCcaagcggtgcagcggcccCACTACGCAAACACCACGACGactcgcgccgccgcggcctcaTCGCTGGACGGCATTGCTAGCGCTTCCGCGCGGAGTAGCGATTCAGCAGAGTTGGCATCCTCGACCGCGGCCCGCGCACCGCTGAGGCGCGGCCGGCCCCAGCGGCCGTTTCGGCCGGCTCTATCGCGTTCCGCCGTGTCGAACACGCCCCGGAacgcggcaccaccgccagggAGAGGGCGTTGCGCTCCTGGCCTTCGCTCTCGCGTAGATCATGCCGCCACGGGCGCGAGCTCTCACGCTACGGCGGGTGCCAAaggcggcaacgccgcctcgccgtcaGACGCGTCTCCCAGTGACTCCGAGCGACAGCTTTGGGACACGTGGCGGGAAAAGCGTGAGCAGCTCGAGCGCGAGGTGCAGATACTGACACAGTACTCGCATAAGCTCACGGAGGAGACGCAGGCGGTCCAGGACGCCATTGAGGGCATGCTTATCGAGTTCGAAGGCGAGAAGCAGCGTGTAGAGGTACACCACAGCGCCACGGTGGCGCGCTACCAAGGCTTCATGAGTGCCCTGCGCGCACGGGAGGACGCCTGTCTggcggcgaagcagcgaGCGCTGGATCGAATCCGCACTTCTCGAGAGACCCTGAGCCAGCTTCAGCGAGAGCAGGAGGCAACGCGGGATGCCATCATTTTGGCGACAGAGGGGCGGGATCGGCTGGGGCAGGAGCTGGCCAGCGCGAatggcacggcggcggagcgcgcGATAGCCCtcgagcacctgcagcaAGAGGAGGATCGCATGAAGGATGCCGCCTATGGCCTTAGCGGGGAGGTGAAGGAGTTGGTGCTGGAGATGGAGCGACTCCGCAAAGAGAAGCACCGCGTCGATGTGCAGTCGATGGAGGCCGAGGTGGCGCGGCGTGAGCTGTACTCGCTTTGCGAGGAGCTGAAAGGCTCTATTCGTGTCTACTGCCGTGTGAAGGGTTCTGCCCTGCCAGCAGCTTCGCAACGACCAAGTGGCAACGCCATGTacgacgcggcgccggcgctgcatGCCGTTCGCTCGTCGAAGCCAGACGATATTGGCACCTGCGTGGGAGAAGGCCCTGAGGCTACTGTGGTCGCGCCTGTCACCATACCCCCCGTCTGCCGGCTGCCCAGCCGCAGTGGATCGCTGGGGTCGTCTTTTTCAGCCGGCATGCTGGCGGTCACGAGTACTCCCACGAGCACCGCAGGGGCCGCCGTGGCAAAGACAGACGCCCGTCGAaatgccggtggtggtgggttGCGTAGTGGCTGCTCCACGACGAGATCAAGCATGGCCACGGCGAGCGTCAGGGGGGACGGTGAGGCCGACGCCACTGCCGACGAAGGAGCAGCACCCGTCTTTTCCTTCCCGGATCTCGGGGAGGCAGATGACCCCAGCGGCGCTAACCGGAAGGCGGAGCAGGGCGGGCTCCTGCGAGTGCGtggggcagcgccgaggacgacggcagGCGGTGCCACGCCAGCCTCTGCCCATGCCATGATGCCGCTCCTCTGCCCTTCGACAGCGCAGGGGcagggagaggcggaggcgcatcTTCCTGTGGATGATACTGCTGCGGTAGATCTGCCGCACTGTTGCGGGCGATCCATCACAATCCACCAGACGCGCTCCAACGCCACTTCGACAGGCCTCAGCAGCTTCACGGAGACCTTCACCTACGACAAGGTTTTCACTGGCGACGcgcggcaggaggaggtgtacCGCGATGTCGAGCCACTCGTGCGCAACGCCGTTGACGGCTACCGCGTGTGCATCTTCGCGTATGGGCAAACAGGCAGCGGGAAGACCTTCACCATGGAGGGCGACGTGCGAGGCAGGCCGGAGGTGTACGGCGTCACTCCACGCGCTCTTCAGACGATACTGCAGCGGCAAGCCGAGCTCGCCAACGAGGGCTGGAGCTATGAGCTGTCTTGCACGTTTATCGAGATCTACAACGATGTCATCCGAGACCTGTTTCAAAGCGGATCGACGCGATACGAGGcgatggtgcagcagcagcagcacacagcgACGACACCGTCTTCCTCCGCTGCTGTGTACCACACAATCAAGCACAGCGGAGACCGCACGCACATCACCAATGTGCTCGAGCGAAATATACGTAGCATGGAGGAGTTCCTGCAGCTCTACaagcaggcggtgctgcagcgaaGCACTGCCAAGACAGATATCAACGATGTCTCCTCGCGCTCGCACTGCATCTTCACGCTGTACATTTCCGGCACAAACACGACGATTCGTCAACGCAGCGACGGGGTGCTCTGCCTTGTCGACCTCGCAGGCAGCGAGCGCGTCAACGATAGCGGCGTGCAGGGGAAGCAATTCAAGGAGGCGGTGAACATCAACCGCTCGCTGTTGGACCTCGGTAAGTGTATCCGCGCTCTGCGCTGCGGGGCGGTAGTGCCGTGGCGTAACTGCAAGCTCACGTATCTCCTCCAGAACTACCTCGGCGTGAAAGGCGGGAAGATGCTGATGATCGTGACAGTCTCCAATGCGAgggcgcacgcgctggaGAGCTTGAACTCGCTGCGGTTTGCGGCACGGGTACAGGAAACGTACGTTGGCACGTCTGTGAAGCGCGTGACGAGCATGTAG